GCTGGTGAGGATGCGTGGCGACGTAAAGGTTGGGAAAGCTTTTGGATTGCATGAATTGTTGGACCAAGTCGGAGCAGGCGGGGGCCCGCTTCTAGCAATAGCTGTGTTATCGATTCTCCCGACCCCATATGTCTACATGTCGCTCACCATACCCTACATACTGCTCCTCTTCACACTCATGTTTGTTCCGAGCCACGTCGAGAAAGCCCATGAAACAAGTGAGCTGAAACCAGCAAGAAGCGTGGCCGTCTTCTCCTTGGCGGCTGCATTTAACACAGCGGGGCTGCTGCCTGTGCCGCTTCTCCTCTACATGATTTCCCTCACAGCTGGTTCGGGGTCATGGCTCATACCCGCGGCATACACAGTAGCGATGGTGGTCGACGCGGTCGCTGGCCTGTTTCTCGGCATGTTTTTCGACAGATGGGGCCTAAAGGTTGTCGCATTAGTGATTCCCTTATCTGTTTTGCCGACGGTTTTCATCTACTCGGACGTGGCTTTGCTTATGGTTTCCGCCTTTCTGCTAGGCGTTGTGATAGGGGCTCAGGAGTCGATTTTCAGAGCTATGGTGGCTGAGCTGGCTCACGCCAACGGGCTGGGCTCCGCCTACGCATTATATGGACTGGCTTTCGGTGTCGGAGCAGCTGTTGCCGGCACTGTTTTTGGCTACATGATTCAGACAGGCAGGAGTGTCTTGGAGCTTGTATTATATGCGGCGGCTATGCAGGCCGGGTCAGCCATTTTTCTTTTCAAGACAGCTAAGCTGAGGAAATAGTTATTTCATGGAAGACGGTTGATGGGGGGATGATAACTATCAGAGATGTTTACCTTGCTAGGAAAATTGTTTCCAAATATCTGAAGCCAACACCCCTACAATATTCTAGGAAGCTCTCAAAGGAGCTGGGGGCGGATGTTTATGTCAAGCTCGAGAACCTCAACCCGACACACAGCTTCAAGGTCAGAGGCGGCCTCTACTACATGAGCCTGATGCATGACAAGGTGAAAGGCGTGGTCACAGCGTCCATGGGTAACCATGCACAGTCAATCGCCTACTCCGGCTCTCTCTATGGGGTCGAGACCACTATAGTGATGCCCAGCTGGGTCAATCCCTTGAAAAAAGAGGCGGTCACAGACCTTGGAGCAAAAGTCATCACCTATGGAGCATACTATGACGAGGCAGCGGCATACGCCCAGCATTACGCCGAGGAACACGGGCTTGTCTTTGTTGACCCCATAAATGAGGTGAAGCTCTATCCCGGGGTCGCGACCATGCATCTCGAGGTCGTCGAGGAGCTTCCCAACGTGGAGACGGTTTTCAACCCACTGGGAGGAGGGTCGGGCGCGATAGGCGCTGTCACCGTCTACAAATCCATCAACCCCGCGGTAAAGGTTTACGCCGTTCAAGCAGAAGGCGCGCCAGCCTTCTACCTGTCCTACAAAAAAGGCGGTTTACAATCAACCGACGGCGTCAAAACAAGGGCCGAAGGCCTCGCGGTAGCCAAAGCCTATGAAACACCACTCCAGATACTCAAAAACAAGCTCGACGACGTAGTTCTTGTGTCTGACGAGGAGATGGAGAAGGCTGTCGTGAAGCTCTACAACACCGTGAGACAAGTCGCGGAGCTGGCGGGCGCAGCATCCACAGCGGCCGCCTACAAATTTGCTGAAAAAATTTCTGGGAAAACGGTTGTCCTCATGCTCACGGGCGGAAACATAGACCATAAAAGGTTCTCCGAAATATTGGCCAGACATTAGGCTAAATACTGCGTGGAACCAGTATACCTGGTGGCGGGACCATGGGCAAGCGGAAAATTGTCTCCGAACCCGATGAACTGGACCAGATGGTGGAGCCGGGGCCGGGCGATGTCTACGGCGTGGTTAGCAAGATGTATGGCTATGATAGGCTGTTGGTGGATTGTTCTGACGGTAAGCAGAGGGTCTGCCGCATTAGAGGGCAGCTAAAACGCCGTATCTGGATAAAGGAGGGCGACCTCGTCCTTGTCTCGCCGTGGGACTTTCAGAGAGACAGCAGAGGCGATGTCTGGTGGCGTTTCACACACAATCAAGCCCTCGAGCTCGCCAAAAAAGGCGTCATTCCAGATTTCTTGAAAGCAAAGCTCGGAGCATCTTAGCTTGTTTCTAGAATTTTTGTCACAACGCCTATCCCCTTTGTCTTCCCCTCTCTGAAAACAAACCTGTCGCCAGGCTGTATGTAGAAGGGTCGATACTTGAACCTCATCTCCACCCTGCCCGACTCGCCTGCCTTGAGATAGGGCTTGTCGAGCAGCTTAACACGTGTGGTAGAGGCGATGGTGTGGATGTGGACAATCGGCTCATAGCCTGTGCTGATTCTCGTCGGGTGGGAGAGAACCGTGACCTCCGCCTCGAAAGACCAGACGCTCACGGGGTTGAGGCTTGGCTCACAGACAATCATCCCTCTCTCGAGAAGCTCCTCCCGCACACCCTTGACCGCAACACCCACGATATACCCAGGCTCAGCCTCCGCCAACCGTGTATAATGCATCTCAATACTCCTGGCACGCACAGGAACAAACACACCTTTCCTAGTGGGCCCTATGAGAAGCTCAGCACCCGGCGTCAAACTCCCCTGCTTAACAGAGCCGGAGACAACATTCCCCACACCCTCTACATTATACACCCTGTCGATGTATAGAAGGAATGGAAGGTCTCTCTTCTTAGCCCTCGGCGGCAGCCTCCTCAGCAGATGATAAACAAGGTCGTATCCCTGCCGTGTCACAGAAGAGATTTTTAACACAGGGACAACCACCGAGACCTTATCGATGAGCAGTTCCACATCATTAATGGAATTAACGATGAACGGTATCCGCCCCACGCGTTTGAGCAGCGTAGCAATCTCTGACTCGGCGGCCTCCACCCTATTGGCAGGAACTTTATCGATTTTCGTGATAAGTATGATGACTGGAATACCCATCGCAAGCATGATGCCTAGATGTTCGCGGGTGATGTGAGTTGGCCCATCATCTGCGGCGACCACCAAGAACCCGTAATCGATTTCTTGACCCAGTATGCCTCGGATGGTTGTCCTCAGCCAAGGCTCATGACCCACGGTATCGACAAAACTGACGAGACGCTCCGACTCGCGGGTGACACGTATTCTCTCAGCCCTGTCAAGCGGGTTCTTCATCAAATTGGGCTCCATGCCGCGGAAGCCCAGAACTATGAAATGGAGGTCGGCTGAAAGATTTCTCTCAACCTCGTGAGGCAAAGTGTCGAGGTAAAGCCATTTCTGACCGTCGTCCTTCTCACCTGTGATTAGGCACGCGAGGAAAGTGGATTTCCCGTGGTTTACATGACCGGCGACGGAGACAACCAAGTGGTCAACGCTCGGCCTCGACTGTGTGGTGATGATGACTCGTGCAATCAAGCCCCCGTTGGAGTCAAACTTCTCAACCCTGTCTATCACCGCCCCACACTCAGAGGCAACCTGCTTCAACACGCTGAGACTTTCTTCAAGCTCAATATCCGATATCCCCAACGCTGTCCCGTCATCCCTGACTCCCAGAATGTATACAGCTGTTCCGCCGCCGTTCTCCAGCCGATACTTCATCTGGCTCGCAAGCTTCTGCCTCTTCTCCGTCCTGAGATGAATCTCTGGAATAAGCCTCTCCTTAAACTCAATATGCATCCTCTCAATAGAGGGGATGGTGAACCTCCTGTTCTCAGCCATCAATGCATCACTATCAAGGAAATCACAGAAGTGATGTTTTCAATCTTCTTGACACGGTTGTTGACAACCTGTTTCAACGCATCCATCGAGTCGGCTTCAATTTTCACAACCATGTCATACACGCCGTATACTCTCTGGGCGTCCCTAACCTCCTTAATAGCCCGGAGCTGGCTGAGCACCTCCTCCTCCCTGCCGGGCCTAACGTTTAGAAGCATAAAAGCAAGAGCCATCGGCTCGCCCATCCTCTTAAGGCTCAGCCGCTATAAAAATCTGAAAAAAATTTACCTAAACCTGTATCCGCAGAAGGAACAGACAAGCGCGTCCACTTCGTTGAGGGCTCTGCAGCTGGGGCAGTGAAAAGAGGTAACAAGCTTAATCTCCTCCTTTCTGGGGGTCACCGGCTCCTCCGCCGGAGAAGGCATGCACACGAGGGTCTCAACCTTTACGACGTTGGGCTGCTTAGCCAATATTTCATACACCCTTTGAGAGAGCTGTTCGACACTGTCGGCGGA
The sequence above is drawn from the Candidatus Caldarchaeum subterraneum genome and encodes:
- a CDS encoding major facilitator superfamily MFS, with the protein product MSTGVRVILIIGIVSLLGDLVYEGGRSVLPDYMRQLGMDAFTVGAALGVAELAGWAARPVGGLLADKTGKYSLIVKMGYAGLIVIPLMGLVSVWWLLVILAFLERVFRGMRVPARDAMLVRMRGDVKVGKAFGLHELLDQVGAGGGPLLAIAVLSILPTPYVYMSLTIPYILLLFTLMFVPSHVEKAHETSELKPARSVAVFSLAAAFNTAGLLPVPLLLYMISLTAGSGSWLIPAAYTVAMVVDAVAGLFLGMFFDRWGLKVVALVIPLSVLPTVFIYSDVALLMVSAFLLGVVIGAQESIFRAMVAELAHANGLGSAYALYGLAFGVGAAVAGTVFGYMIQTGRSVLELVLYAAAMQAGSAIFLFKTAKLRK
- a CDS encoding threonine dehydratase; the protein is MITIRDVYLARKIVSKYLKPTPLQYSRKLSKELGADVYVKLENLNPTHSFKVRGGLYYMSLMHDKVKGVVTASMGNHAQSIAYSGSLYGVETTIVMPSWVNPLKKEAVTDLGAKVITYGAYYDEAAAYAQHYAEEHGLVFVDPINEVKLYPGVATMHLEVVEELPNVETVFNPLGGGSGAIGAVTVYKSINPAVKVYAVQAEGAPAFYLSYKKGGLQSTDGVKTRAEGLAVAKAYETPLQILKNKLDDVVLVSDEEMEKAVVKLYNTVRQVAELAGAASTAAAYKFAEKISGKTVVLMLTGGNIDHKRFSEILARH
- a CDS encoding translation initiation factor eIF-1A, which produces MGKRKIVSEPDELDQMVEPGPGDVYGVVSKMYGYDRLLVDCSDGKQRVCRIRGQLKRRIWIKEGDLVLVSPWDFQRDSRGDVWWRFTHNQALELAKKGVIPDFLKAKLGAS
- a CDS encoding elongation factor EF-1 alpha subunit — protein: MAENRRFTIPSIERMHIEFKERLIPEIHLRTEKRQKLASQMKYRLENGGGTAVYILGVRDDGTALGISDIELEESLSVLKQVASECGAVIDRVEKFDSNGGLIARVIITTQSRPSVDHLVVSVAGHVNHGKSTFLACLITGEKDDGQKWLYLDTLPHEVERNLSADLHFIVLGFRGMEPNLMKNPLDRAERIRVTRESERLVSFVDTVGHEPWLRTTIRGILGQEIDYGFLVVAADDGPTHITREHLGIMLAMGIPVIILITKIDKVPANRVEAAESEIATLLKRVGRIPFIVNSINDVELLIDKVSVVVPVLKISSVTRQGYDLVYHLLRRLPPRAKKRDLPFLLYIDRVYNVEGVGNVVSGSVKQGSLTPGAELLIGPTRKGVFVPVRARSIEMHYTRLAEAEPGYIVGVAVKGVREELLERGMIVCEPSLNPVSVWSFEAEVTVLSHPTRISTGYEPIVHIHTIASTTRVKLLDKPYLKAGESGRVEMRFKYRPFYIQPGDRFVFREGKTKGIGVVTKILETS
- a CDS encoding transcriptional regulator, AsnC; this encodes MGEPMALAFMLLNVRPGREEEVLSQLRAIKEVRDAQRVYGVYDMVVKIEADSMDALKQVVNNRVKKIENITSVISLIVMH
- a CDS encoding regulatory protein, AsnC/Lrp family; protein product: MKVFAYVLIRTQPGTSHQIVALRSMPGVVSAHSVFGRFDAVLFVSADSVEQLSQRVYEILAKQPNVVKVETLVCMPSPAEEPVTPRKEEIKLVTSFHCPSCRALNEVDALVCSFCGYRFR